A region of Drosophila suzukii chromosome 2L, CBGP_Dsuzu_IsoJpt1.0, whole genome shotgun sequence DNA encodes the following proteins:
- the LOC108012365 gene encoding protein rolling stone isoform X1, with product MYRMFGGTEPQSSNGYLQEPLSLREEFRSSRFGLGHSNPSDFLRSQWQSKPKSSIFLAYRWLLGGFFNVGLVNYVIQYYRNGTVFIYLTNWAFIMCGITSITGAVLVTIYHCKPETWVPPRCVIKTYWAFYWTTIIMECLIAITYWAAIYPDDRVLTNPTRVSDFYNIFIHLLPPIFFTIDHIIVAQPARLLHFVYPMVFGYSYGLFALIYYELGGLNYNGNSFIYTFLDFENPKMVLVTVSMITLATVFLSVLQYGVYRLRTFIARKMGKLL from the exons atgtatcGTATGTTCGGTGGTACAGAGCCGCAATCATCGAACGGCTATCTTCAGGAACCCTTAAGTCTGAGGGAAGAGTTCCGCTCCAGCAGATTCGGGCTAGGTCATTCCAATCCGTCCGATTTTTTACGATCTCAA tggCAATCAAAACCAAAATCTTCTATTTTCTTGGCCTATCGATGGCTTCTGGGCGGATTCTTTAACGTCGGATTGGTCAATTATGTTATTCAATACTACAGGAACGGAACTGTTTTTATCTACCTGACCAACTGGGCATTTATCATGTGCGGCATCACCAGCATAACAGGAGCCGTTCTTGTGACAATATATCACTGCAAGCCGGAAACATGGG TTCCCCCCAGGTGCGTGATCAAGACTTATTGGGCCTTTTATTGGACCACTATAATAATGGAATGTTTGATCGCAATTACCTATTGGGCAGCCATATATCCCGACGATCGCGTGCTTACTAACCCGACGCGAGTCTCCGATTTCTATAACATATTTATACACCTTCTGCCGCCGATTTTCTTCACCATCGATCATATCATAGTAGCGCAGCCAGCCCGTCTGCTGCATTTCGTCTATCCAATGGTATTTGGTTATTCATATGGACTATTCGCTTTAATATACTATGAACTGGGAGGTCTTAACTA CAACGGGAATTCCTTTATCTATACATTTCTGGACTTTGAAAATCCGAAGATGGTGCTAGTCACGGTGTCAATGATAACTTTGGCGACGGTCTTCCTGTCCGTCCTGCAATATGGAGTCTATCGGCTAAGGACTTTCATAGCACGCAAGATGGGGAAACTTCTGTGA
- the LOC108012365 gene encoding protein rolling stone isoform X2: protein MYRMFGGTEPQSSNGYLQEPLSLREEFRSSRFGLGHSNPSDFLRSQWQSKPKSSIFLAYRWLLGGFFNVGLVNYVIQYYRNGTVFIYLTNWAFIMCGITSITGAVLVTIYHCKPETWVPPRCVIKTYWAFYWTTIIMECLIAITYWAAIYPDDRVLTNPTRVSDFYNIFIHLLPPIFFTIDHIIVAQPARLLHFVYPMVFGYSYGLFALIYYELGATGIPLSIHFWTLKIRRWC from the exons atgtatcGTATGTTCGGTGGTACAGAGCCGCAATCATCGAACGGCTATCTTCAGGAACCCTTAAGTCTGAGGGAAGAGTTCCGCTCCAGCAGATTCGGGCTAGGTCATTCCAATCCGTCCGATTTTTTACGATCTCAA tggCAATCAAAACCAAAATCTTCTATTTTCTTGGCCTATCGATGGCTTCTGGGCGGATTCTTTAACGTCGGATTGGTCAATTATGTTATTCAATACTACAGGAACGGAACTGTTTTTATCTACCTGACCAACTGGGCATTTATCATGTGCGGCATCACCAGCATAACAGGAGCCGTTCTTGTGACAATATATCACTGCAAGCCGGAAACATGGG TTCCCCCCAGGTGCGTGATCAAGACTTATTGGGCCTTTTATTGGACCACTATAATAATGGAATGTTTGATCGCAATTACCTATTGGGCAGCCATATATCCCGACGATCGCGTGCTTACTAACCCGACGCGAGTCTCCGATTTCTATAACATATTTATACACCTTCTGCCGCCGATTTTCTTCACCATCGATCATATCATAGTAGCGCAGCCAGCCCGTCTGCTGCATTTCGTCTATCCAATGGTATTTGGTTATTCATATGGACTATTCGCTTTAATATACTATGAACTGGGAG CAACGGGAATTCCTTTATCTATACATTTCTGGACTTTGAAAATCCGAAGATGGTGCTAG
- the LOC108011330 gene encoding uncharacterized protein isoform X2 gives MADVHELVVTCIIFLYQIFLIFRSIHPLKKDALLLILHNFLLYYVINMFKHLAQASINSDGPVNTFYYVPLVYEENVPSGSHQSWHEVLRSSSWQFFEVLFRHHLALLLPFNLALLVPRCKLAFISTLVLVSNFVMFVCFSSAICQLVLATSHAHGMRLLAILCVGPVCQGLLVCRLLARIWLSQWILV, from the exons ATGGCCGATGTGCATGAACTTGTAGTGACGTGCATTATATTTCTTTACCAGATTTTCCTGATTTTT CGATCAATACATCCATTGAAGAAGGACGCCCTGCTGCTCATCCTGCATAACTTTCTGCTGTACTATGTGATCAATATGTTCAAGCACCTAGCTCAGG CTTCTATTAACTCCGATGGACCGGTGAACACCTTCTACTATGTACCTTTGGTATATGAAGAGAACGTGCCTTCGGGATCCCATCAGAGTTGGCACGAGGTCCTCAGGTCATCCAGCTGGCAGTTCTTTGAGGTCCTTTTCAGGCATCATCTGGCCCTGCTGTTGCCGTTTAATTTGGCTCTCCTGGTGCCC CGCTGCAAGTTGGCCTTCATTAGCACTTTGGTGCTGGTGTCCAACTTCGTGATGTTCGTCTGTTTCTCCTCGGCCATTTGCCAGCTGGTCCTGGCCACCAGCCACGCCCACGGCATGCGCCTCCTTGCGATCCTGTGTGTGGGCCCCGTGTGCCAGGGGCTCCTGGTGTGCCGCCTCCTGGCCCGAATATGG CTCAGCCAGTGGATCCTTGTTTGA
- the LOC108011330 gene encoding uncharacterized protein isoform X1, with protein sequence MADVHELVVTCIIFLYQIFLIFRSIHPLKKDALLLILHNFLLYYVINMFKHLAQASINSDGPVNTFYYVPLVYEENVPSGSHQSWHEVLRSSSWQFFEVLFRHHLALLLPFNLALLVPRCKLAFISTLVLVSNFVMFVCFSSAICQLVLATSHAHGMRLLAILCVGPVCQGLLVCRLLARIWVSPRGQGTLGVGSPFFNLAMFL encoded by the exons ATGGCCGATGTGCATGAACTTGTAGTGACGTGCATTATATTTCTTTACCAGATTTTCCTGATTTTT CGATCAATACATCCATTGAAGAAGGACGCCCTGCTGCTCATCCTGCATAACTTTCTGCTGTACTATGTGATCAATATGTTCAAGCACCTAGCTCAGG CTTCTATTAACTCCGATGGACCGGTGAACACCTTCTACTATGTACCTTTGGTATATGAAGAGAACGTGCCTTCGGGATCCCATCAGAGTTGGCACGAGGTCCTCAGGTCATCCAGCTGGCAGTTCTTTGAGGTCCTTTTCAGGCATCATCTGGCCCTGCTGTTGCCGTTTAATTTGGCTCTCCTGGTGCCC CGCTGCAAGTTGGCCTTCATTAGCACTTTGGTGCTGGTGTCCAACTTCGTGATGTTCGTCTGTTTCTCCTCGGCCATTTGCCAGCTGGTCCTGGCCACCAGCCACGCCCACGGCATGCGCCTCCTTGCGATCCTGTGTGTGGGCCCCGTGTGCCAGGGGCTCCTGGTGTGCCGCCTCCTGGCCCGAATATGGGTGAGTCCCCGTGGCCAGGGAACCCTGGGAGTTGGCAGCCCTTTCTTTAACCTGGCCATGTTCCTTTAG
- the ProtB gene encoding protamine-like protein 99C, giving the protein MTGEAMESESMSVGSWATNGFLNYMRQLRKQTNPMSWMDFAEESARGWKKMSQKEKNSYRDMDNACEDNAMYVDGEDPQRSNEMCNHPMGKQRRSRNSCAPPEKSCAKPMRSCPKPRKSCAKPRKKSACSKPRRSACAKPRKPACPKRQNRCGARPKCSKPGPVTNNGYLNFVRSFRKKHCGLKPQELISEAAKAWTKLPEEKKDRYRRMACKVTHNERHKRRRVCKRC; this is encoded by the exons ATGACAGGCGAAGCAATGGAAAGCGAGAGCATGAGTGTGGGATCTTGGGCGACCAATGGATTTCTGAACTATATGCGTCAACTCCGTAAGCAAACTAACCCCATGAGTTGGATGGATTTCGCCGAGGAGAGTGCCAGGGGCTGGAAAAAAATGAGCCAGAAGGAGAAGAATAGCTACCGCGATATGGATAACGCCTGCGAGGACAATGCCATGTATGTTGATGGCGAGGACCCCCAGAGATCCAATGAGATGTGCAACCATCCCATGGGCAAGCAGCGCAGGTCCAGGAACTCCTGTGCCCCGCCGGAGAAGTCCTGTGCCAAGCCGATGAGGTCCTGTCCCAAGCCCAGGAAGTCCTGTGCCAAGCCAAGGAAGAAGTCGGCTTGTTCCAAGCCCAGGAGATCGGCTTGTGCGAAGCCCAGAAAGCCGGCTTGCCCCAAACGGCAAAATAGGTGTGGAGCCAGGCCAAAGTGCAGTAAGCCCGGTCCTGTGACCAATAATGGCTACCTCAACTTTGTGCGCTCCTTCCGCAAGAAGCACTGCGGCCTGAAGCCCCAGGAACTGATCTCGGAGGCCGCCAAGGCCTGGACCAAGCTCCCCGAGGAGAAGAAGGACCGCTACCGCCGCATG GCCTGCAAGGTCACTCATAACGAACGCCACAAGCGCCGTCGCGTCTGCAAACGCTGTTAA